In a single window of the Osmerus eperlanus chromosome 4, fOsmEpe2.1, whole genome shotgun sequence genome:
- the pnck gene encoding calcium/calmodulin-dependent protein kinase type 1B — translation MPLLKEGRKRAEDISAVYELREKLGEGSFSEVRVGQHRRTHRRVAVKCIRKRALKGKEAMLENEITVLRRINHTNIVSLEETFETSTKLYLVMTLVTGGELLDRILERGSYTEKDASRVIQQVLQAVQYLHQLGIVHRDLKPENLLFETPAADSKIVISDFGLSKMEDQGVLSTACGTPAYVAPELLQQKSYGKEVDLWALGVITYILLCGYPPFYDENDSDLYRQIIKAEYEFDSPYWDQISISAKDFIPHLLQKEPERRYNCERALRHPWISGGAALEKNIHESVSEQIQKNFAKSQWKRAFNATMVVRHLSKKTQAAGEAGETRQAGEEGTKSKDAQQADKS, via the exons ATGCCCCTCCTGAAGGAAGGCAGGAAAAGAGCAGAGGACATCTCAGCTGTGTACGAGCTGAGAGAGAAGCTGGGAGA gggATCTTTCTCTGAGGTGAGGGTTGGTCAGCATCGACGCACCCACAGACGTGTAGCAGTCAAATGCATCCGCAAGAGGGCGCTCAAGGGCAAGGAGGCCATGCTGGAGAACGAGATTACCGTGCTGCGCAG GATCAACCACACCAATATAGTGTCCCTGGAAGAGACCTTTGAGACGTCTACAAAGCTCTACCTTGTCATGACTCT AGTCACAGGGGGGGAACTACTGGATCGCATCCTAGAGAGAGGCAGCTACACAGAGAAGGATGCCAGCCGGGTCATCCAGCAGGTGCTACAGGCTGTTCAATACCTGCACCAGCTGGGCATCGTTCACAGAGACCTCAAG CCTGAGAATCTGCTGTTTGAGACTCCCGCAGCAGACTCCAAGATCGTCATCAGTGACTTCGGCCTGTCCAAGATGGAGGACCAGGGAGTGCTGTCTACCGCTTGTGGGACCCCCGCTTACGTGG CCCCAGAGTTACTGCAGCAGAAGTCCTATGGTAAAGAGGTGGATCTGTGGGCCTTGGGAGTCATCACCTACATACT GTTGTGTGGGTACCCTCCCTTCTATGATGAGAACGACTCCGACCTCTACCGACAGATCATCAAGGCTGAGTACGAGTTTGACTCTCCTTACTGGGACCAGATCTCCATCTCAG CAAAAGACTTCATCCCCCACTTGCTGCAGAAGGAGCCTGAGAGGAGATACAACTGTGAGAGGGCCTTGAGGCATCCTTG GATCTCAGGTGGAGCAGCCCTGGAGAAAAACATTCACGAGTCAGTCAGCGAGCAGATCCAGAAAAACTTTGCCAAGAGCCAATGGAAG AGAGCCTTTAATGCCACAATGGTGGTGCGTCACCTCAGCAAGAAGAcccaggcagcaggagaggcggGGGAGACGAGGCAGgcgggggaggaagggacaaAGTCCAAGGATGCACAGCAAG cCGACAAGTCCTAA
- the bcap31 gene encoding B-cell receptor-associated protein 31, with amino-acid sequence MSLQWTAVATFLYTEVFFVLLLCVPFISPKRWSKIFKSRLLQAIANYGNSWFMVAIAILVFLLIDAFREVRKYSVTEKVDLTNNPVAIEHIHMKLFRAQRNEYIAGFALLLCLLLRRLATLLSQQATMMASNEAFKKQAESASDAARKYMEENDKLQEKLRDAGVDIPEVGKKGSGGGGVEEENKTLKTEVKSLKEELDATKKALQKSDSDVKAMKKQAGNLTVEYDRLLEEHSKLQACIDDQQDKKSN; translated from the exons ATGAGCCTCCAATGGACAGCCGTAGCCACCTTCCTCTACACTGAGGTCTTCTTTGTCCTCCTGCTCTGTGTACCATTCATCTCCCCCAAGAG ATGGAGTAAGATCTTCAAGTCTCGGCTTCTGCAGGCCATTGCTAACTATGGCAACAGCTGGTTCATGGTGGCCATAGCCATCCTGGTGTTCCTGCTCATTG ATGCGTTCCGAGAGGTGAGGAAGTACAGCGTGACAGAGAAGGTGGACCTGACCAACAACCCCGTGGCCATCGAGCACATCCACATGAAGCTGTTCAGAGCCCAGAGGAACGAGTACATTGCCGGCTTCGCTCTGCTGCTCTGCCT gcTACTGAGACGTCTGGCCACCCTCCTGTCCCAGCAGGCCACCATGATGGCATCCAACGAGGCGTTCAAGAAGCAGGCAGAGAGCGCCAGCGACGCCGCCAGGAAGTACATGGAGGAGAACGACAAGCTGCAGGAG aagctgcGTGATGCTGGTGTTGACATTCCGGAGGTGGGGAAGAAGGgatcagggggaggaggagtggaagaggagaACAAGACTCTGAAGACCGAGGTCAAGTCACTGAAAGAGGAGCTGGATGCCACCAAGAAAG CCCTGCAGAAGTCTGACAGTGATGTGAAAGCTATGAAGAAACAGGCGGGGAACCTGACTGTGGAGTACGACCGCCTACTGGAGGAACACTCCAAGCTGCAG GCCTGCATTGATGATCAGCAGGACAAGAAATCCAACTAA